A window of the Lactuca sativa cultivar Salinas chromosome 7, Lsat_Salinas_v11, whole genome shotgun sequence genome harbors these coding sequences:
- the LOC111884640 gene encoding putative F-box/LRR-repeat protein At3g28410, with translation MVEERNQPKMDAKAKRMKFQETVGKGEEDRISVLPDSLNLEIISRLPSIKSAVRTDKLFCNNSSFTDLNLDSCIFNSIGAISWKNLRSLFISNGKLDDDSIENILSGSPLLETLELYDCYGYSRLDITSKTVKNLVLDGYIVPEDYNDAGNFTNIVTINAPNILSLTIHGELLLWKVLLVNVSSLIEANLDYTRTRQYKTSLYEADEDMLKGFILNLRHVKELKIGELCSKVFFHLRAKGFIFPSNVKLMVY, from the exons ATGGTAGAAGAAAGAAATCAACCTAAAATGGATGCAAAAGCAAAACGGATGAAGTTTCAAGAAACCGTGGGGAAGGGGGAAGAGGATCGAATCAGTGTGTTGCCAGATTCTTTGAATCTTGAAATCATCTCTCGTTTACCCTCCATAAAATCCGCAGTTAGAACAG ACAAATTATTTTGCAACAACTCAAGCTTTACAGATCTGAATTTAGACAGCTGCATATTCAATTCGATTGGGGCAATTAGTTGGAAAAATCTGAGGAGTTTGTTTATTAGTAATGGGAAGTTAGATGACGATTCGATTGAAAATATATTATCTGGTAGTCCTCTATTGGAAACTTTGGAATTGTATGATTGCTATGGTTATAGTCGGCTTGATATTACTTCAAAGACTGTTAAAAACTTGGTGTTAGATGGATATATTGTTCCTGAGGATTATAATGATGCTGGTAATTTTACCAATATAGTTACAATCAATGCTCCTAATATTTTATCACTAACAATCCACGGTGAACTGCTGCTGTGGAAGGTTTTGTTGGTAAATGTTTCTTCTTTAATCGAAGCTAACTTAGATTATACACGCACACGACAATACAAGACATCACTTTATGAAGCGGATGAAGATATGCTTAAAGGATTTATACTAAACCTTCGCCATGTCAAGGAGCTTAAAATTGGAGAATTGTGTTCTAAG GTTTTTTTTCATTTGAGAGCTAAAGGTTTTATTTTCCCATCAAATGTGAAGCTCATGGTTTACTAG
- the LOC111884673 gene encoding uncharacterized protein LOC111884673 isoform X2 produces the protein MSLFQGRFKNQKRKKLKHEFIQASYFQGIEKQFEYGFENQLPTFVLHLIHLLGFFQKMDKIRRKSNLGSLFCYLEHTRA, from the exons ATGTCACTTTTCCAAG GAAGATTCAAAAATCAGAAAAGGAAGAAGCTGAAACATGAGTTTATTCAAGCTTCATATTTCCAG GGCATAGAGAAACAGTTTGAATATGGATTCGAAAATCAACTACCTACATTTGTTTTGCATCTAATCCATCTGCTAGGTTTCTTTCAGAAAATGGATAAAATAAG GAGAAAATCAAATCTTGGATCATTGTTTTGCTATCTGGAACACACAAG AGCATAA
- the LOC111884673 gene encoding uncharacterized protein LOC111884673 isoform X1 yields the protein MSLFQGRFKNQKRKKLKHEFIQASYFQGIEKQFEYGFENQLPTFVLHLIHLLGENQILDHCFAIWNTQEHNGLGRCVARERSCSSLWIDLLKVTILKRKLVYFFQPFVCMLTHQLPWDSHCSLRFRCLC from the exons ATGTCACTTTTCCAAG GAAGATTCAAAAATCAGAAAAGGAAGAAGCTGAAACATGAGTTTATTCAAGCTTCATATTTCCAG GGCATAGAGAAACAGTTTGAATATGGATTCGAAAATCAACTACCTACATTTGTTTTGCATCTAATCCATCTGCTAG GAGAAAATCAAATCTTGGATCATTGTTTTGCTATCTGGAACACACAAG AGCATAATGGTCTAGGAAGATGTGTAGCCCGTGAAAGATCCTGCTCAAGCTTGTGGATAGACCTACTGAAAGTCACAATCCTTAAAAGAAAATTGGTTTATTTTTTTCAGCCTTTTGTTTGCATGTTGACTCACCAGCTGCCATGGGATTCACATTGTAGCTTGAGATTTAgatgtttatgttga